A stretch of the Vitis vinifera cultivar Pinot Noir 40024 chromosome 16, ASM3070453v1 genome encodes the following:
- the LOC104882077 gene encoding rust resistance kinase Lr10-like has product MFQRRHLSLDDDIEEFLQNHKNLQPIRYSYSHLKKVTNNFKNKLGQGGFGSMYKGILQSGRIVAVKVLVISKANGQDFINEIATIGRIHHVNIVQLVGFCVEGSKWALIYDFMPNGSLDKFIFLKGEKNIPLSCDRLYKIALGVGHGIKYLHQGCGMQILHFDIKPHNILLDEDFTPKVSDFGLAKLYSTNESVVSLTAARGTLGYIAPELFYKNIGHVSYKADVYSFGMLLMEMVGKQRHFSGYEEEYLSELFFPSWIYNRIEQRQDMGMGDVTEDEKKYIWKMVIVALWCVQMRPMDRPSMSKALDMLEGDVELLQLPPKPTLYSHEISALDRENNLMGVPISSHNASITISLDGR; this is encoded by the exons ATGTTTCAACGAAGACATTTATCATTAGATGATGATATTGAAGAGTTTCTTCAAAATCACAAAAATCTCCAACCCATCAGATActcatattcacatttaaagaaGGTAACCAATAATTTCAAGAATAAGTTAGGCCAAGGAGGCTTTGGCTCTATGTACAAAGGAATACTTCAGAGTGGCCGCATTGTAGCAGTAAAAGTATTGGTCATATCAAAAGCTAATGGACAAGATTTTATCAATGAAATCGCAACAATTGGAAGGATTCACCATGTTAATATAGTACAACTTGTTGGATTTTGCGTAGAAGGGTCAAAATGGGCTCTTATATATGACTTTATGCCAAATGGGTCACTTGATAAGTTTATCTTccttaaaggagaaaaaaacatTCCTTTAAGTTgc GACAGATTGTACAAAATTGCACTTGGAGTAGGGCATGGGATTAAATACTTACATCAAGGGTGTGGCATGCAAATTCTACATTTCGATATCAAACCacacaatattcttttggatgaAGACTTTACACCAAAAGTTTCGGATTTTGGCCTTGCAAAATTGTATTCAACAAATGAAAGTGTTGTATCTCTCACTGCAGCCCGAGGAACATTAGGATACATTGCTCCagagttgttttataaaaacattggaCATGTGTCTTATAAGGCTGATGTTTATAGCTTTGGAATGTTGTTGATGGAAATGGTGGGAAAACAAAGGCATTTTAGTGGATATGAAGAGGAATATCTTAGTGAATTATTCTTCCCATCATGGATTTATAATCGAATTGAACAAAGACAAGATATGGGAATGGGAGATGTCACAGAggatgaaaagaaatatatatggaaGATGGTTATAGTTGCATTGTGGTGTGTGCAAATGAGGCCCATGGACCGTCCTTCTATGAGCAAAGCACTCGACATGTTGGAAGGTGATGTTGAACTATTGCAACTACCTCCTAAACCTACCTTATATTCTCATGAAATATCAGCTTTGGATCGGGAGAACAACCTAATGGGGGTTCCAATTTCCTCACATAATGCAAGTATTACAATTAGCTTAGATGGGAGGTAA